In Microvenator marinus, one genomic interval encodes:
- a CDS encoding cyclic nucleotide-binding domain-containing protein, with product MNEISDMESESIAETVFDNLEIFQGLNSREIRQLLRASEPVSFGAGETLFDEGDPADAMYLVESGELEVRTSSGVDDDVVLAQLGAGSVVGEMSILEGDTKRSASVIALCDVQAFRLTRDAFQKLRVVRNRAAYRLILNLAEILADRRRKSDARLNEVFSDPASHIDEFEAQVHDLLARMHKV from the coding sequence ATGAATGAGATATCGGACATGGAATCGGAGTCGATTGCCGAGACGGTCTTCGACAATCTGGAGATCTTTCAGGGGCTGAATTCCCGCGAGATTCGGCAGCTGCTTCGGGCGAGTGAGCCAGTGAGCTTCGGTGCGGGAGAGACTCTTTTTGATGAGGGTGATCCGGCGGATGCGATGTACCTGGTTGAATCCGGGGAGCTCGAGGTTCGCACGAGTAGTGGCGTTGATGACGACGTGGTGCTGGCGCAGCTCGGGGCGGGTTCGGTAGTTGGCGAGATGTCGATTCTGGAAGGAGATACCAAGCGCTCGGCATCGGTGATCGCTCTCTGTGATGTGCAGGCGTTTCGGCTCACGCGGGATGCGTTTCAGAAGTTGCGGGTGGTTCGAAACCGAGCGGCGTACCGTTTGATTCTGAATCTCGCTGAGATTCTGGCGGACCGCAGGCGCAAGTCAGATGCCCGACTGAACGAGGTTTTCTCCGATCCGGCGTCTCATATCGATGAGTTCGAGGCTCAAGTTCACGACCTTCTGGCGAGGATGCATAAAGTATGA
- a CDS encoding TetR/AcrR family transcriptional regulator, with amino-acid sequence MPRPGRKRSEASRQRIVAASLEIMAERGYNGITVDEIAKRARVGKQTIYRWWQTRGEIMMEVLGEVGLEAVPAPGTGKLKQDLDKWLKGIVESLNDPTRLSILRGLIGDAQGDSGFLKVYRKELLAEYLNPLESILRDAEARGDLGKKPDLELLRDLVISPIWFRLLFGGELDSGFAKSLSKTIFGALT; translated from the coding sequence ATGCCCAGACCTGGAAGGAAACGAAGTGAGGCAAGCCGGCAGCGAATTGTGGCTGCATCCTTGGAGATCATGGCCGAGCGGGGATACAACGGAATCACCGTAGACGAGATTGCCAAGCGGGCTCGAGTGGGCAAACAGACCATCTACCGGTGGTGGCAGACTCGCGGTGAAATCATGATGGAGGTTCTGGGGGAAGTTGGCCTTGAGGCCGTGCCTGCCCCTGGTACGGGCAAGCTCAAGCAAGACTTGGACAAATGGTTGAAGGGTATTGTTGAGTCATTGAACGATCCGACACGGCTATCCATTCTGCGCGGCCTGATTGGAGATGCGCAGGGTGATTCAGGGTTCTTGAAGGTCTATCGCAAAGAATTGCTCGCCGAGTATTTGAACCCATTGGAGTCCATCCTCCGAGACGCCGAAGCTCGAGGCGATCTGGGCAAGAAACCAGACCTCGAATTGCTACGAGATCTGGTCATCTCCCCGATTTGGTTTCGCCTGCTTTTTGGTGGAGAACTTGATTCGGGCTTCGCCAAATCACTATCTAAGACAATTTTTGGTGCGCTGACCTAG
- a CDS encoding FG-GAP-like repeat-containing protein, which yields MLRCLVFALIALMMGCTENVSTQASGLEPGQDDRMPANEVEVVISDMTAGVVESPIPFMQVGFIFDAEDPAIRFRVLDTMTRTWTDWDDAEITWTEDIHHVGRIILTSPASAIEIQRTGPVIDGKLEFMPEVYATDRLARDLPFETEFDTQILREATQTPPTLQRLPDGAQLRTQHQAVAPSSLVISRSGWGARNPGKICGSAHNPYRMTIHHTAAPSTDGSDPAIRMRQMQAYHIDSNGWCDLGYHFVTSQSGRIYQGRNHEGRVGAHTGNTNTGNVGISMIGNFEVQTLGSAQRDATVRITKWVTNTYGIAVNRTRIKGHKEWPGQSTACPGRNFMSQFNNFISRVNGATTPTTPTTPTPEPEPDPVYDIAHHVQNIVLEPMADLNADGLADICIRDKDGIDCRVSTRDGFGASIRGPELKDSSGWGGTDNYATIRAGDINGDGMADLCARANAGMRCWIFDGEKFGPSITGPAWSDDAGFNRVSQYATIQMPDINGDGMADLCARKKEGLECAISTGEGFGTPFMGPLLRDADGWDKPEYFGTIRFADINGDGKSDVCARNATTIRCFLSKGDGFEAGVSGPGWTNENGWDNFHYWSTIRLVDLDNDGAADICARAAAGILCHLADGEGGFGPRIEGPGLSNQSGWDDMSNYDTIRYADVTGDGRLDLCARANAGMQCWPFDGEKFGDGWSPGPMKDDSGWDNEQFYRTISMADINGDGMADVCARASQNYVCWVSTGSGFNPTLVAGPAWSNAAGYSDVKYYSTTRLFGPIRPLPPEPGPEEPGQPGTPPEMPGNNESPDPNPNPTDGEDVDWGDQVDPDAQPTDLAVSDGCSTSGAIPSLWLLLFAVHAGSVRVRRKRGRA from the coding sequence ATGTTGAGATGTCTAGTTTTTGCACTTATCGCGTTGATGATGGGGTGCACGGAGAACGTCAGCACCCAGGCAAGCGGGCTTGAGCCCGGCCAAGATGACCGAATGCCGGCCAATGAGGTCGAGGTTGTGATCTCCGACATGACCGCGGGAGTCGTCGAGAGCCCCATCCCATTCATGCAGGTTGGATTCATATTTGACGCCGAAGACCCAGCAATCCGATTCCGAGTCCTGGATACTATGACGAGGACTTGGACCGATTGGGATGACGCTGAAATCACCTGGACCGAAGATATCCATCACGTGGGACGTATCATCTTGACGTCCCCTGCCTCGGCCATCGAAATCCAGCGAACAGGCCCTGTGATCGACGGAAAGCTCGAGTTCATGCCCGAAGTCTACGCGACCGACCGACTCGCCCGCGATCTCCCGTTCGAGACCGAGTTCGACACTCAGATCCTGCGCGAAGCAACCCAGACGCCCCCAACCCTACAAAGGCTTCCAGATGGGGCTCAATTGCGCACACAACATCAAGCCGTTGCGCCTTCGAGTCTCGTCATCTCCAGGAGCGGATGGGGCGCGAGGAATCCCGGAAAGATCTGCGGAAGCGCTCACAATCCGTACCGCATGACCATTCACCACACCGCGGCACCGTCCACCGACGGCTCCGACCCCGCAATCAGAATGCGTCAAATGCAGGCCTATCATATCGACTCCAACGGCTGGTGCGACCTCGGCTATCACTTCGTGACCAGCCAGAGCGGTAGAATCTATCAGGGCCGAAACCACGAAGGTCGCGTCGGTGCTCATACCGGAAACACCAACACAGGAAATGTCGGCATCTCGATGATCGGCAACTTTGAGGTGCAAACTCTCGGGTCCGCACAGCGTGACGCAACCGTCCGCATCACCAAATGGGTCACAAATACCTATGGGATCGCTGTCAACCGCACACGAATCAAGGGCCACAAGGAGTGGCCAGGGCAAAGCACGGCTTGCCCCGGTCGAAACTTCATGTCCCAATTCAATAACTTCATCAGTCGCGTCAACGGCGCGACCACGCCCACCACTCCAACCACACCAACACCTGAGCCTGAGCCAGATCCCGTCTACGATATCGCGCATCACGTGCAAAATATCGTGCTCGAACCCATGGCCGATCTCAATGCCGATGGCCTCGCCGATATCTGTATCCGAGACAAAGACGGCATCGACTGCCGTGTCTCGACCCGAGACGGTTTCGGCGCATCTATTCGTGGGCCGGAACTCAAGGACTCGAGCGGTTGGGGCGGAACCGACAACTACGCGACCATCCGCGCCGGAGACATCAACGGTGATGGCATGGCCGACCTCTGCGCCCGTGCAAACGCCGGAATGCGATGTTGGATTTTCGATGGCGAGAAGTTTGGACCATCGATCACCGGCCCCGCATGGAGCGACGATGCGGGCTTCAACCGTGTTTCGCAATACGCCACGATCCAGATGCCAGATATCAACGGCGACGGCATGGCCGACCTCTGCGCGCGCAAGAAGGAAGGCCTTGAGTGCGCAATCTCCACAGGCGAAGGATTTGGCACTCCCTTCATGGGGCCGCTACTTCGTGACGCCGACGGATGGGACAAGCCCGAGTACTTCGGAACGATTCGGTTTGCGGATATCAACGGGGACGGGAAGTCAGACGTTTGCGCGCGCAACGCGACTACGATTCGTTGCTTCCTTAGCAAAGGAGACGGCTTCGAAGCAGGAGTCTCAGGTCCCGGATGGACCAACGAAAACGGTTGGGACAACTTTCACTACTGGAGCACCATTCGACTCGTGGATCTCGACAACGACGGCGCCGCAGATATCTGTGCGCGCGCAGCCGCTGGCATTCTCTGCCATCTCGCAGACGGCGAGGGAGGCTTCGGGCCGCGAATTGAAGGCCCTGGTCTGAGCAACCAGTCTGGTTGGGACGATATGAGCAACTACGACACCATCAGGTACGCCGATGTCACAGGCGATGGGCGACTTGACCTCTGTGCTCGTGCGAACGCTGGCATGCAGTGCTGGCCTTTTGACGGCGAGAAATTCGGCGATGGTTGGTCTCCCGGACCCATGAAAGATGATTCTGGCTGGGACAATGAACAGTTCTACAGAACCATCTCCATGGCGGATATCAACGGCGATGGAATGGCCGATGTCTGCGCGCGTGCTTCTCAGAACTACGTGTGTTGGGTGTCGACGGGTTCAGGCTTCAACCCCACCTTGGTCGCAGGCCCAGCATGGTCAAATGCCGCCGGCTACTCGGATGTTAAGTACTACTCCACCACCCGTCTCTTTGGCCCGATTCGCCCGCTTCCTCCCGAGCCAGGGCCAGAAGAGCCAGGCCAACCGGGTACCCCGCCTGAAATGCCAGGGAACAATGAGAGTCCCGATCCCAACCCTAATCCCACAGATGGCGAAGATGTGGACTGGGGCGACCAGGTAGACCCTGACGCCCAACCCACCGACCTCGCCGTCAGCGACGGTTGTTCAACGTCTGGCGCCATACCGAGCTTGTGGCTCTTGTTGTTCGCAGTACACGCGGGCTCTGTCCGCGTGAGACGGAAGAGGGGCCGCGCTTAA
- a CDS encoding CopD family protein, translated as MMNWLLAFHFVGLLVWLGGLMTLSRLLGHHVTLSSAEAREALIPFERKSYFMAILPGFLVALLTGLGMLFGKGMANYFAPGSAWGLTFHIKLTLVIALIVLDQVTAAKMRKVHKEDTGSRGTFMGLHGAVGLIMIIVIILVKTNILG; from the coding sequence ATGATGAACTGGCTACTGGCGTTCCACTTTGTGGGACTTCTCGTATGGCTCGGCGGGTTGATGACTCTCTCCAGACTCCTTGGACACCACGTGACCCTGTCGTCTGCGGAGGCCCGTGAAGCCCTGATTCCTTTTGAGCGGAAATCGTACTTCATGGCGATTCTGCCCGGTTTCCTGGTGGCCCTACTCACCGGACTCGGGATGCTCTTTGGAAAAGGTATGGCTAACTATTTTGCGCCGGGAAGCGCGTGGGGCCTAACCTTCCATATCAAGCTGACCCTGGTCATCGCACTCATCGTGCTCGATCAGGTGACTGCCGCCAAAATGCGCAAAGTCCACAAGGAAGATACGGGTAGCCGTGGCACCTTCATGGGACTTCACGGAGCGGTTGGCCTCATCATGATCATCGTCATCATTCTCGTGAAAACCAATATTCTTGGTTGA
- a CDS encoding NAD(P)H-dependent glycerol-3-phosphate dehydrogenase, with product MKIGVIGAGSWGTALAKLLAENGHEVEIWAYEPELVKEINEKHENTLYLPGFRLPDNLSATGDLHTCVRGKELILSVPPSHVVRRVISEIKDEIPVGVPIVSASKGIENETLMLVSDIMEDVLPIHCHPYLCYLSGPSFAKEVAAQKPTAVTVASYNHKLAEHVQRVFSSELFRCYTSSDVPGVEIGGALKNVIAIASGAITAMDLGHNASSGMITRGLNEMTRLAVRLGANPLTLSGLAGMGDLVLTCTGGLSRNRTLGYKLGQGMTIKEILDDMNMVAEGVKTSESVYHLAKKMNVEMPICEQVYLVIHEGKDVREAVTDLSRRDLKRELAGLY from the coding sequence TTGAAGATCGGAGTGATCGGGGCTGGTTCTTGGGGAACGGCGTTGGCCAAGCTTCTGGCTGAGAACGGCCATGAGGTCGAGATTTGGGCGTACGAGCCCGAACTCGTCAAAGAGATCAACGAGAAGCACGAGAACACGCTCTATCTTCCTGGGTTTCGGCTCCCCGATAACCTGAGCGCCACCGGCGACCTTCATACCTGTGTTCGCGGTAAAGAGCTGATTCTCAGTGTGCCTCCGAGCCACGTGGTGCGGCGTGTGATCTCAGAAATCAAAGATGAAATCCCGGTGGGCGTTCCGATTGTGAGTGCTTCGAAAGGGATTGAGAATGAGACCTTGATGTTGGTCTCCGACATCATGGAGGATGTGCTTCCGATCCACTGCCATCCTTATCTCTGCTACCTCTCGGGGCCGTCTTTCGCGAAAGAAGTCGCGGCTCAAAAGCCTACGGCCGTCACGGTTGCCTCCTATAACCACAAGCTCGCCGAGCACGTGCAGCGCGTTTTCAGCAGCGAATTGTTCAGGTGTTACACGTCTTCGGACGTGCCGGGTGTAGAGATCGGTGGTGCGCTCAAGAATGTGATCGCGATCGCCTCCGGTGCGATTACGGCCATGGATCTTGGGCATAATGCGTCTTCGGGCATGATTACGCGCGGCCTCAACGAGATGACGCGCCTTGCGGTTCGACTAGGCGCTAACCCGCTCACGCTCTCGGGTTTGGCGGGTATGGGCGACCTCGTGCTGACGTGTACTGGCGGTTTGAGTCGTAACCGAACGCTTGGGTACAAGCTTGGTCAAGGCATGACGATCAAGGAAATTCTGGACGACATGAATATGGTGGCCGAAGGTGTCAAGACTTCGGAGAGCGTCTATCATCTGGCGAAGAAGATGAACGTCGAGATGCCTATTTGTGAGCAGGTTTACCTTGTGATTCACGAGGGCAAAGACGTTCGCGAGGCCGTGACGGACCTTTCACGACGTGACCTGAAACGAGAGCTCGCTGGTCTCTACTGA
- a CDS encoding Crp/Fnr family transcriptional regulator: protein MNKQNVFDALRVAEEFSNFTDAEIHELVERCTTRVVVSAQPLWSLGESRHACYILLSGSFERRIQTQTKTLVQTFKVPGEVLSWSALVGDSDYYSSATALERSEVLVLEREAFQDMFENNAAAAYALIDLIALYLVEDMRAANSRLKEVFGRPAETLRMLRRRIRED from the coding sequence ATGAACAAGCAAAATGTTTTTGATGCCCTTCGCGTGGCAGAAGAGTTCTCGAACTTTACGGACGCAGAGATTCACGAGTTGGTGGAGCGATGTACCACTCGAGTGGTGGTGAGTGCACAACCACTTTGGAGCCTCGGAGAGTCGCGCCACGCCTGTTACATCTTGCTTTCGGGCTCCTTTGAGCGCCGAATCCAGACCCAGACGAAGACGCTGGTTCAGACGTTCAAGGTTCCGGGCGAAGTCTTGTCATGGTCGGCGCTGGTGGGAGACTCTGACTATTATAGTTCGGCCACCGCCCTGGAGCGCTCGGAAGTACTTGTTCTTGAACGCGAGGCTTTTCAGGACATGTTCGAGAATAACGCCGCGGCGGCCTATGCGCTGATCGATTTGATCGCGCTCTACCTCGTTGAAGACATGCGAGCAGCCAATTCTCGGCTCAAGGAAGTCTTTGGTCGGCCGGCGGAAACGCTTCGAATGTTGCGGCGCCGCATTCGCGAAGACTGA
- a CDS encoding proprotein convertase P-domain-containing protein, with amino-acid sequence MTNGPWKALKWLMFAGLISSVGCAEDTSEPAGDDSSAVDDPMLISADVVNAGWPGNENLVNEDKSDQNFPAQFFELQATQSPVKSQGSRGVCSIFSSMAYVEHLYITEGSLPNPDFSEQYLQWSSKFLERAFPNTSGSNNDANLRAVANYGVPEESAWPYETNEWGASNDPDCGASGDDKPTKCFTNGETAPESAESAEKYFIPRPRWQSARVRSVKATMFNKKQAVPVGMTFFYQSWNHSRSELPTNRDYWKQGYVLSPNAKDREISLAKRAGHAILLTGWDDTLEVQKVDGEGNPIFNADGTPDMERGFFLFKNSWGKGSFGSANPQGDGYGWIAYSYVEEFASAVVSDLPEPVVKTEICGDEIDNDSNGATDCDDAACVDQPICNTGGEVIDVEISESAIPDNDPTGLVLPFIVEGQGELTSMAITVDVTHTYRGDLRIELILPSGERQVLERNSSDSGDDIQKRYEIDATGFPGNDIYEIAFIDTASQDTGVVNSVLVEVER; translated from the coding sequence ATGACAAACGGTCCCTGGAAAGCGCTGAAATGGTTGATGTTCGCTGGCTTGATCAGCTCCGTAGGTTGTGCAGAAGATACGTCTGAGCCTGCAGGTGATGACTCTTCAGCGGTCGATGACCCAATGCTCATCTCGGCTGACGTCGTCAACGCGGGATGGCCCGGAAACGAAAACCTCGTCAACGAGGACAAGTCCGACCAAAACTTCCCAGCACAATTCTTCGAACTTCAAGCCACACAATCTCCGGTTAAGAGCCAGGGTAGCCGTGGCGTCTGCTCCATCTTCTCAAGTATGGCGTACGTCGAGCACCTCTACATCACCGAAGGAAGCCTGCCGAACCCCGATTTCTCGGAGCAGTACCTTCAGTGGTCCTCAAAATTCCTTGAGCGCGCGTTCCCAAATACGAGCGGCTCCAACAACGACGCAAACCTTCGTGCGGTAGCCAATTACGGTGTGCCTGAAGAGTCAGCATGGCCCTACGAAACCAACGAATGGGGCGCCTCGAACGACCCAGATTGTGGTGCAAGTGGTGACGATAAGCCTACCAAATGCTTCACCAATGGTGAGACCGCACCTGAATCCGCTGAGAGTGCCGAAAAGTACTTCATTCCTCGCCCTCGTTGGCAGTCGGCTCGCGTGCGAAGCGTCAAGGCGACCATGTTCAACAAGAAGCAGGCTGTACCTGTCGGTATGACCTTCTTCTACCAATCGTGGAACCACAGCCGCTCTGAGTTGCCAACCAACCGCGACTACTGGAAGCAAGGATACGTCCTCTCGCCGAACGCCAAAGACCGTGAAATCAGCCTCGCAAAGCGTGCTGGTCACGCAATTCTTCTGACCGGATGGGACGACACCCTCGAGGTACAGAAAGTCGACGGCGAAGGAAACCCGATCTTCAACGCAGACGGAACGCCTGATATGGAGCGCGGTTTCTTCCTCTTCAAGAACTCTTGGGGCAAAGGAAGCTTCGGCTCCGCCAACCCACAGGGCGACGGATACGGTTGGATCGCTTACTCGTACGTCGAAGAGTTCGCTAGCGCCGTTGTCTCAGACCTCCCAGAGCCAGTCGTCAAAACCGAAATCTGCGGCGACGAGATCGACAATGACTCCAACGGTGCCACCGATTGTGACGACGCAGCGTGCGTCGATCAGCCAATCTGCAACACCGGAGGCGAAGTGATCGACGTGGAAATCTCCGAGAGCGCGATTCCTGACAACGACCCCACCGGCCTCGTACTTCCGTTCATCGTCGAAGGTCAGGGAGAGCTCACCTCCATGGCCATCACCGTAGATGTGACCCACACCTACCGTGGCGACCTGCGAATCGAGCTCATTCTCCCATCGGGCGAGCGACAAGTGCTTGAGCGCAACTCCAGCGACTCCGGCGACGATATCCAGAAGCGCTACGAAATAGATGCCACCGGCTTCCCCGGCAACGATATCTATGAAATCGCTTTCATCGATACGGCATCGCAAGACACAGGCGTGGTGAACTCGGTCCTCGTGGAAGTTGAACGATAA
- the cysC gene encoding adenylyl-sulfate kinase codes for MTTLWFTGLPGAGKTTLARALQDSVKPRHLIILDGDELRASISADLGFSPEDRSEQARRVAALARLLNNQGVSVAVCLVSPSSTDREMARQVVGTGFVEVFVDAPLEVVEERDPKGLYAKARRGELKGLTGLDAPYEAPVAPEVHLRSAETSLQECVQELLKVLGSGSF; via the coding sequence ATGACCACTCTTTGGTTTACGGGATTGCCCGGCGCGGGAAAAACAACGCTCGCCCGGGCTCTCCAAGATTCCGTCAAACCACGCCACCTAATCATTCTTGATGGGGATGAGCTTCGAGCCTCAATTTCGGCCGACCTCGGGTTTTCTCCCGAAGACCGATCCGAGCAGGCACGACGCGTGGCCGCGCTTGCACGTCTTCTCAACAACCAGGGTGTAAGCGTGGCTGTGTGCCTCGTGTCTCCAAGCTCTACCGACCGCGAAATGGCTCGCCAAGTGGTTGGGACAGGCTTCGTCGAAGTCTTTGTAGATGCGCCCTTGGAGGTCGTAGAAGAAAGGGATCCTAAAGGGCTCTACGCAAAGGCACGGCGCGGGGAACTCAAAGGACTCACCGGGCTAGACGCCCCCTATGAGGCCCCAGTAGCGCCAGAGGTTCATCTGCGAAGCGCCGAGACCTCCCTTCAAGAATGCGTTCAGGAACTCCTCAAGGTGCTTGGTTCTGGGTCTTTCTAA
- the metK gene encoding methionine adenosyltransferase produces the protein MSRTYPFTSESVSMGHPDKVSDQISDAILDAMLAIDPKSRVAVETMTSTGMVVVSGEVTTEAYVDIPKVVREVVSEIGYTDANMRFDSNSCAVLVALDAQSPDIAQGVDTGGAGDQGLMFGFACRETDVLMPLPIHLSHRLVERQAEVRAAGIISGLRPDAKSQVTAVYNGDKVERVQTLVLSTQHAPEWNNKMDELRAQIKEHVLKPVLGDLWSDDIITHINPTGLFEIGGPHGDCGLTGRKIIVDTYGGRGRHGGGAFSGKDPTKVDRSAAYMARYIAKNVVAAELADVCEVQLSYAIGVVEPTSVYIDCQGTAKVDEDKLSKVIREIFQLTPHGIMEQLQLRAPIYRPTARHGHFGRTPEVKDGLQFFGWEKTDKAAELKSAF, from the coding sequence ATGAGCCGAACTTATCCATTTACCTCTGAATCGGTCTCGATGGGCCACCCCGATAAGGTCTCTGATCAAATCTCGGACGCCATCCTCGACGCCATGCTCGCAATTGACCCCAAGTCCCGCGTTGCCGTGGAAACCATGACTTCTACCGGTATGGTCGTCGTCAGCGGTGAAGTGACCACTGAAGCTTACGTGGACATCCCAAAGGTTGTGCGCGAAGTGGTCAGTGAAATTGGCTACACCGACGCCAATATGCGCTTTGATTCCAACTCGTGTGCTGTGCTTGTGGCTCTCGACGCGCAGAGCCCGGATATCGCACAAGGTGTGGACACCGGTGGAGCAGGGGACCAGGGCCTGATGTTCGGCTTCGCCTGCCGCGAAACCGATGTCCTCATGCCACTTCCTATCCACCTCTCGCACCGCCTTGTGGAGCGCCAGGCCGAAGTTCGCGCAGCTGGAATCATCAGCGGCCTTCGTCCAGACGCAAAGTCACAGGTCACCGCGGTTTACAACGGCGACAAGGTCGAGCGTGTGCAAACACTCGTTCTCTCCACACAACATGCACCTGAGTGGAACAATAAGATGGACGAGCTTCGTGCCCAGATCAAAGAGCACGTACTTAAGCCCGTACTCGGTGACCTCTGGTCCGACGATATCATCACCCACATCAACCCAACCGGCCTCTTCGAGATCGGTGGTCCTCACGGCGATTGTGGCCTTACTGGCCGAAAGATCATCGTGGATACTTATGGTGGACGCGGCCGTCACGGTGGTGGTGCATTCAGCGGTAAGGATCCCACAAAGGTCGACCGCTCCGCTGCGTACATGGCGCGTTATATCGCCAAGAACGTGGTCGCTGCTGAACTCGCTGATGTCTGCGAAGTCCAGCTCTCATACGCCATCGGCGTGGTTGAGCCTACTTCGGTGTACATCGATTGCCAGGGCACCGCGAAAGTGGACGAAGACAAGCTCTCCAAAGTCATCCGAGAGATCTTCCAGCTCACGCCACACGGCATCATGGAGCAACTCCAGCTTCGTGCCCCAATCTACCGACCTACTGCGCGTCACGGACACTTCGGCCGCACTCCAGAGGTCAAAGACGGACTTCAGTTCTTCGGTTGGGAAAAGACGGACAAAGCTGCTGAGCTCAAGTCCGCATTCTAA